The following coding sequences are from one Buchnera aphidicola (Nippolachnus piri) window:
- a CDS encoding 2-oxoglutarate dehydrogenase E1 component, translating into MKKNNIFQENWLYSDNQNFLESLYNLFFINSNNIHQYIDKNFEKKIFELLNSTSFFSQSENAKKFLTSSIFKKKNENFIKYPKKKIISENFLKFFENIKKYGHYHSNLNPLDIKTKNTIPELNLSYYKLYKKDLKILISENFLHFKKKKNTFQDIYYFFKKKYCKNIGYEFKHLKDKKEIIWLEKYIEEKFLKYSFNKSEKKKILKNLIFAETFEKFIHQKFPGSKRFSLEGCEILIPLLKKIFKDSFKYNIQKIFLGMTHRGRLNVMHNIFKENLTNIFKKFFGNLENTEITGDVKYHLGIKKKIFNQCSNIELFLLPNPSHLEIITPVVLGSCRAAINFLNLKNNNNTVLPIIIHGDSAFTGQGVVQETLNMSQVLGYTVSGSIHIIINNQIGFTTSNINLLRSSFYCTDIAKMIDSPIFHVNANDPKSVIFVITLALKFRMIFKKDVFIDLVCYRRLGHNEAEDPNVTQPLMYSQIKKLKSIMEIWKKKLIFENIKYEIHFKKFLNDYKKKLNQAFLEAQSKNNNKNLEIYNMIQKKKKKSYRFSKISFQKLGLKIFTIPKDFILHPQVKKIFLQRISMIYEKNKFDWGAAENLAYATLLKLGISCRITGQDVSRGTFSHRHALLHCQKNNTIYIPLKNNLKSSVFFEIWDSVLSEEAALAFEYGYSIQPYKFLTVWEAQFGDFCNGAQIVIDQFIASGFQKWGNESSLILLLPHGYDGQGPEHSSARIERFLQLCAQKNMKICIPTTASQMYHLLCEYGISNSKRPLIIFTPKSLLRNYYTFSTLEDFLKKKFSKILYKKFLYKNILITRIIFCAGKIYYELKKKHLSLKFTNILLIRLEQLYPFPTKKIKKILKKCTSLKECIWCQEEPENQGCWTYFFYSFHKYLHFFLKKIVLYYIGRSKFASTSEGSYNLHLIKQKKIIEKAFATILK; encoded by the coding sequence ATGAAAAAAAATAATATTTTTCAAGAAAATTGGTTATATAGTGATAATCAAAATTTTTTAGAATCATTATATAATTTATTTTTTATTAATTCTAATAATATTCATCAATATATAGATAAAAATTTTGAAAAAAAAATTTTTGAATTATTAAATTCAACTTCTTTTTTTTCTCAATCTGAAAATGCTAAAAAATTTCTTACTTCTTCAATTTTTAAAAAAAAAAATGAAAATTTTATAAAATATCCTAAAAAAAAAATTATTTCAGAAAATTTTTTGAAATTTTTTGAGAATATAAAAAAATACGGTCATTATCATTCTAATCTCAATCCTTTAGATATTAAAACAAAAAATACTATTCCTGAATTAAATTTGTCTTATTACAAATTATATAAAAAAGATTTAAAAATTTTAATTTCAGAAAATTTTTTACATTTTAAAAAAAAAAAAAATACTTTTCAAGATATATATTATTTTTTTAAAAAAAAATATTGTAAAAATATTGGTTATGAATTTAAACATTTAAAAGATAAAAAAGAAATTATTTGGTTAGAAAAATACATTGAAGAAAAATTTTTAAAATATTCTTTTAACAAATCAGAAAAAAAAAAAATATTAAAAAATTTAATATTTGCTGAAACATTTGAAAAATTTATTCATCAAAAATTTCCTGGTAGTAAAAGATTTTCTTTAGAAGGATGTGAAATTTTAATTCCTTTATTAAAAAAAATTTTTAAAGATTCTTTTAAGTATAATATTCAAAAAATATTTTTAGGTATGACACATCGTGGCCGATTAAACGTAATGCATAATATTTTTAAAGAAAATTTAACAAATATTTTTAAAAAATTTTTTGGAAATTTAGAAAATACTGAAATTACAGGTGATGTAAAATATCATTTAGGAATAAAAAAAAAAATTTTTAATCAATGTTCTAATATTGAATTATTTTTGTTACCTAATCCTTCTCATTTAGAAATTATTACTCCTGTGGTGTTAGGAAGTTGTAGAGCAGCTATTAATTTTTTAAATTTAAAAAATAATAATAATACTGTATTACCAATTATTATTCATGGAGATTCTGCTTTTACAGGTCAAGGTGTAGTACAAGAAACTTTAAACATGTCTCAAGTATTAGGGTATACTGTTTCTGGAAGTATACATATTATCATTAATAATCAAATTGGGTTTACGACTTCTAATATCAATTTATTACGATCAAGTTTTTATTGTACAGATATAGCTAAAATGATTGATTCTCCTATTTTTCACGTTAATGCAAATGATCCTAAATCAGTAATTTTTGTAATTACATTAGCATTAAAATTTCGTATGATTTTTAAAAAAGATGTTTTTATTGATTTAGTATGTTATCGTCGTTTAGGGCATAATGAAGCAGAAGATCCTAATGTTACACAACCATTAATGTATTCTCAAATTAAAAAATTAAAATCTATAATGGAAATTTGGAAAAAAAAATTAATTTTTGAAAATATTAAATATGAAATACACTTTAAAAAATTTTTAAATGATTATAAAAAAAAATTAAATCAAGCTTTTTTAGAAGCTCAATCTAAAAATAATAATAAAAATTTAGAAATATATAATATGATACAAAAAAAAAAAAAAAAATCATATAGATTTTCTAAAATATCATTCCAAAAATTAGGATTAAAAATTTTTACTATTCCTAAAGATTTTATATTGCATCCTCAAGTAAAAAAAATTTTTTTACAACGTATTTCTATGATTTACGAAAAAAACAAATTTGATTGGGGAGCAGCAGAAAATTTAGCATATGCAACATTATTAAAATTAGGAATTTCCTGTAGAATTACAGGGCAAGATGTAAGTCGAGGAACCTTTTCACATCGTCATGCTTTATTACATTGCCAAAAAAATAATACAATATATATTCCTTTAAAGAATAATTTAAAATCTTCTGTATTTTTTGAAATTTGGGATTCTGTTTTATCAGAAGAAGCAGCTTTAGCATTTGAATATGGATATTCTATACAACCTTATAAATTTTTAACTGTTTGGGAAGCTCAATTTGGAGATTTTTGTAATGGAGCTCAAATTGTAATAGATCAATTTATTGCTTCAGGATTTCAAAAATGGGGAAACGAATCTTCATTAATTTTATTGTTACCACATGGATATGATGGACAAGGGCCTGAGCATTCTTCGGCACGTATTGAACGTTTTTTACAATTATGTGCTCAAAAAAATATGAAAATTTGTATTCCAACGACTGCTTCTCAAATGTATCATTTATTATGTGAATATGGAATTAGTAATTCTAAAAGACCATTAATTATTTTTACACCCAAATCTCTATTAAGAAATTATTATACTTTCTCTACATTAGAAGATTTTTTAAAAAAAAAATTTTCTAAAATTTTATATAAAAAATTTCTTTATAAAAATATTTTGATTACAAGAATTATTTTTTGTGCTGGAAAAATTTATTATGAATTAAAAAAAAAACATTTATCTTTAAAATTTACAAATATTTTATTAATACGTTTAGAGCAACTTTATCCTTTTCCAACAAAAAAAATTAAAAAAATCTTAAAGAAATGTACTTCTTTAAAAGAATGTATTTGGTGTCAAGAGGAACCTGAAAATCAAGGTTGTTGGACATATTTTTTTTATTCTTTTCATAAATATTTACATTTTTTTTTAAAAAAAATTGTTTTATATTATATAGGACGTTCAAAATTTGCTTCTACTTCGGAAGGCTCTTATAATTTACATTTAATTAAACAAAAAAAAATTATAGAAAAAGCTTTTGCAACAATTTTGAAATAG
- the sucB gene encoding dihydrolipoyllysine-residue succinyltransferase, whose amino-acid sequence MKNIQFLAPELPESVSTAIILKWNKKCGEKVKIDEILVEIETDKIILEVVAPVSGILIKKFFSQGDVIQSKIILGIIQKFPKSIAKNEDNFLNFSHKKIKRKKNIKKNKLISSLHLSPFQRRLQKIELFSEENNKNDNINFKEKNENTQSFKINNKSHIPIKKINILENNKNDNIFKKSEKKNIKKISMSPIRQKIAERLLFTQKNTVMLTTFNEVNMTSIIKIRTEYFKFFKKKYNIRLGYMSFFVQAVTEALKKFPIINSSKEDNNIIYYKFYNISIAVSTSRGLLTPVLKNTQNMNMVDIEKKIKYFSKIGEKGTLKLEDLQNGTFTITNGGIFGSLLSTPIINPPQSAILGMHNILKRPIVLQDQILIQPMMYLSLTYDHQIIDGQQAIQFLKYVIEILENFSRINLNI is encoded by the coding sequence ATGAAAAATATACAATTTTTAGCTCCTGAATTACCAGAATCTGTTAGTACAGCTATTATTTTAAAGTGGAATAAAAAATGTGGAGAAAAAGTTAAAATAGATGAAATTTTAGTTGAAATTGAAACTGATAAAATTATTTTAGAAGTAGTAGCTCCAGTTTCAGGAATATTAATAAAAAAATTTTTTTCTCAAGGAGATGTAATACAATCTAAAATAATTTTAGGTATAATACAGAAATTTCCTAAATCTATTGCTAAAAATGAAGATAATTTTTTAAATTTTTCTCATAAAAAAATTAAAAGAAAAAAAAATATAAAAAAAAATAAATTAATTTCTTCTTTGCATTTATCTCCTTTTCAAAGACGTTTACAAAAAATTGAATTATTTTCTGAGGAAAATAACAAAAATGATAATATTAATTTTAAAGAAAAAAATGAAAATACACAATCTTTTAAAATAAATAATAAGAGTCATATTCCTATAAAAAAAATAAATATTTTAGAAAATAATAAAAATGATAATATATTTAAAAAATCAGAAAAAAAAAATATTAAAAAAATTTCAATGAGCCCTATTCGTCAAAAAATTGCAGAAAGATTATTATTTACTCAAAAAAATACTGTTATGTTAACTACATTTAATGAGGTTAATATGACATCTATTATTAAAATACGTACTGAATATTTTAAATTTTTTAAAAAAAAATATAATATTCGTTTAGGTTATATGTCGTTTTTTGTTCAAGCTGTAACAGAAGCATTAAAAAAATTTCCTATTATAAATTCATCGAAAGAAGACAATAATATTATTTATTATAAATTTTATAATATTAGTATTGCTGTATCTACATCTAGAGGTCTTTTAACACCAGTTTTAAAAAATACTCAAAATATGAATATGGTAGATATTGAGAAAAAAATTAAATATTTTTCAAAAATTGGAGAAAAAGGAACATTAAAATTAGAAGATTTACAAAATGGAACTTTTACTATTACAAATGGAGGAATTTTTGGTTCTCTATTATCAACTCCAATTATTAATCCTCCTCAATCTGCTATTTTAGGGATGCATAATATTTTAAAACGACCTATTGTATTACAAGATCAAATTTTAATTCAACCTATGATGTATTTATCTTTAACATATGATCATCAAATAATTGATGGGCAACAAGCAATACAATTTTTAAAATATGTCATTGAAATTTTAGAAAATTTTTCAAGAATTAATTTAAATATATAG
- the gpmA gene encoding 2,3-diphosphoglycerate-dependent phosphoglycerate mutase: MKKNIIVLIRHGESKWNQLNQFTGWQDVDLSKNGKKEAYLAAQKIFQKKIFFEISYTSVLKRAIHTLWIILKYLNQSWIPIQNHWKLNERNYGALEGLNKENILKKYGDKQIQLWRRSFKSLPPKLTQEDLRYPGYDKKYFFLKKKQLPLSESLEMTLKRVQQCWKDFIFPELKKKKNILIVAHGNSLRALIKYLNNMTDVEILNFEIPTGKPIIYEFSNNFIPLKYSYL, translated from the coding sequence ATGAAAAAAAACATAATAGTTTTAATTCGACATGGAGAAAGTAAATGGAATCAATTGAATCAATTTACTGGTTGGCAAGATGTAGACTTATCTAAAAATGGTAAAAAAGAAGCATATTTAGCTGCACAAAAAATTTTTCAAAAAAAAATTTTTTTTGAAATTTCTTATACTTCAGTATTAAAACGAGCTATTCATACTTTATGGATTATTTTAAAATATCTTAATCAATCATGGATTCCTATTCAAAATCATTGGAAACTTAATGAAAGGAATTATGGTGCATTAGAAGGATTAAATAAAGAAAATATATTAAAAAAATATGGTGATAAGCAAATACAGTTATGGAGAAGAAGTTTTAAAAGTTTACCTCCTAAATTAACGCAAGAAGATTTACGTTATCCAGGATATGATAAAAAGTATTTTTTTTTAAAAAAAAAACAATTACCTTTGTCAGAAAGTTTAGAAATGACTTTAAAAAGAGTACAGCAATGTTGGAAAGATTTTATTTTTCCTGAATTAAAAAAAAAAAAAAATATTTTAATAGTAGCTCATGGAAATTCTTTAAGAGCTTTAATAAAATATTTAAATAATATGACTGATGTTGAAATTTTAAATTTTGAGATTCCAACAGGAAAACCTATTATATATGAATTTTCAAATAATTTTATTCCTTTAAAATATTCTTACCTTTAA